ACAAGAAGCCACAATCAGAAATGATCAAACATTAATGTAACATATGATTAATTGTGTTGTTTGGGACAATAGGGAAGTGATGCTTGCTAATTATAGACACGGAGGGCTCAGCCACCTGCTACTTTCATCTTTTTACCTAAAACCTCACCATCAAAGTTTAGCTTATTTCAGAGCTCTACGGGACTCATAGCAGGACCTCTTTTCAATCTCTCACATGAACAATGCTCCTCAACACGGTGAgaattaattgtttttgttgatttgctGGAGAGTATTTAAATAGCATCCATATGATGTCAGATGACATTTTGGATTTGAAGAAACTTTGAGGGATGAAAACTttgagaaatggaaatgaaaatgcttATACTTTACTGTCGAGGATTGCATTGCATGTGTGTAtcatttttttactgaaaatttTTGAAATAGCACTGCATATCTTACTGCCAGTATGCAGTATGATATAGGTGTATTTTCTTAGTGTATGTCTTTCCGCCGGCAAAAAATTCTCAGAGAACTACCTTTGATTTTctacagatgtgtgtgtcactACTGGCTCTATGGTGCTGCCTCCGCTCATTGACAGCTACCATTTCTTACCCCAAAACTCTGCCATGTGACGTAAGGGAGGACAACCAAACGAATGTGGTGAATGTGGACTGCACAGAGAGGAGCCTGCAAGAAATCCCGAGAGGCATCCCAAGAGAAACAACCAATCTGACACTCACTATCAACCATATTCCGGCGTTAAACTCCACCTCCTTCCAAGGTCTGGAGAACCTGACTGAAATAGACATGAGGTGTAACTGTGTGCCTATCAAAATTGGGCCCAAAGATCACATGTGTACTGAGAGTGTGACGATAGAGGAAAACACCTTCACCGGCCTGAGGAGTCTGCGTGCACTCTATCTAGATGGCAATCAGCTCAAAGGCATACCCAAGGGACTGCCCTCGAATCTGGCCCTGCTAAGTTTGGAAGTGAATGAGATCTACAATATTTCTAAAGCGAACTTGTCTGAGCTCAGGAATATTGAGACCCTTTACCTCGGTCAAAACTGTTATTATCGTAACCCCTGTAATAACTCCTATAGTATAGAAGATGGTGCATTTTTGCATCTTATTAATTTAACATTGTTATCCCTGAAATCCAATAACTTATCTTTTATTCCACATCAACTACCACCAAGTCTGAAGGAGTTGTATctctataataataattttcaagAAGTCACAGATGAGGATTTCAAAAACTTAACTAACCTTGAGATTCTCGATATTAGTGGAAACTGTCCTCGGTGTTACAATTCTCCTTTCCCTTGTATCCCATGCCCAAATAACGCAGCACTAAAAATCAGTGcagctgcttttaagatgtTGGCAAAGCTGAAGACACTCCGCCTGCATAGCAACTCTCTGAAATTTGTGTTACCTCAGTGGTTTGCCAACACAACAGATCTGAGAGTGCTGGATCTCTCATCAAACTTTTTGGCAAAAGAAATAGGAATCACCACCTTCCCAAATTTCTTGGGCAAACTGGAAGAATTGGATCTTTCATTCAACTATGAGCTTCAGAAGTATCCTCAGACACTGACACTTAATTGCAGTTTCTCCTCCCTCAAATCCCTCAAAATTCTCAGACTGAAAGGTTACGTGTTTCAGGAGCTGAAACGCGGATCTATTGCCCCTTTAAAACCTCTCAAACACCTGGAGGTTCTGGACCTGGGTACAAACTTTATCAAAATTACAAACCTCAGCATTCTCACGGAattaaaaaacttaaaaataatcagTCTATCTGATAACAAGATCTCTTCCCCCTCTGAAAGCCAAACTGCTGTGGGCTTTCCTGGGGGAGAGCCTCCCAACTGGTCTCCAATATCAGTTGCATCTGAGTACAGAAGAAAGGAAGTGAGAGAGATTCACTACTTCAGATATGACGAATATGCTCgcagctgcaaacacaaagacaaagaactTGGAGTTGTCACATCCTTtgtcaaaagaaaatgcagtaaCTTTGGCAAAACCTTGGATGTGAGTAGAAACAACATATTCTTCTTGCATTCCAGATTTTTAACTCTCAGAGATCTGAAATGCCTCAATCTGTCGGGGAATCTGATGAGCCAAAGTCTGAATGGCTCTGAATTTACCTATCTGTCTAATTTAAAATATCTGGACTTCTCTTCGAATCGCCTGGATCTTCTCTACTCCACTGCCTTTAAAGAGCTTCAAAGTCTGGTTGTCCTGGATATAAGCTACAACAACCATTATTTTGAATCTGAGGGCTTGACTCATATGCTTAATTTCACCACACATTTAAAGAATCTAAAAACATTGTTGATGAACCACAACAAGATCTCCACCTCCACTAACACAGAGCTGGAGAGTCAATCACTAGAGAGATTGGAGTTCAGAGATAACCGATTAGATATATTGTGGAGAGACGGGGACACcagatattttaattattttaagaaattaCTTAATCTGACTGTCCTTGATATCTCTCATAACAATCTCCACTTCATTCCAGAGGAAGTGTTCAGCAGACTTCCAGACAAGCTATCGGAGCTCtacatcaaaaacaacaaactcaaaTCCTTCAAATGGGAgaaattacaacttttacaTTCTTTAAAAATATTAGATCTCACTGGAAACAGTTTGAACACTGTCCCATACATGCTGTCAGACTGTAGCAAATCTCTCCAGAAACTTGTTTTACAGAAAAACCAAATCATGAAACTTGGGCAAGATTTCCTGAAGGATGCCTTTGGCTTAAAATACCTGGATCTTAGTTTTAATTACATAAGACATATTGAACAATCCAACTTTCCAGATGATGTTGTTAACCAGATGGACAAGCTCCTTCTGCAAAATAACAAATTCTCTTGCACTTGCAATGCCACTTGGTTTGTAACGTGGCTAAACAGAACCACTGTGACAATTCCCAGACTGGCCACAGACGTGACCTGTGACATGCCAGGGGCTCAAGTGGGACATGCTGTAATCTCAGTTGATCTCTTGGCCTGCCAGCACCACTACCTGTCAATCACCCTCTACACCTTCATGACTGCCCTCGTCATCAGCTTCGTCACCCTGTCCATTTCCAGCCATCTCTTCCTTTGGGACGTCTGGTACATCTACCACTTCTGCAGGGCCAAGATCAAAGGCTATGGACGCCTGTCCTCCCAGGGCTCCGTCTACGATGCTTTTGTCATGTATGACAAGGAGGACCCTGCTGTGACTGAGTGGGTGATGAACGAAATGTGCATTCATCTAGAGGAACGTGG
This portion of the Echeneis naucrates chromosome 21, fEcheNa1.1, whole genome shotgun sequence genome encodes:
- the LOC115061593 gene encoding toll-like receptor 7 translates to MCVSLLALWCCLRSLTATISYPKTLPCDVREDNQTNVVNVDCTERSLQEIPRGIPRETTNLTLTINHIPALNSTSFQGLENLTEIDMRCNCVPIKIGPKDHMCTESVTIEENTFTGLRSLRALYLDGNQLKGIPKGLPSNLALLSLEVNEIYNISKANLSELRNIETLYLGQNCYYRNPCNNSYSIEDGAFLHLINLTLLSLKSNNLSFIPHQLPPSLKELYLYNNNFQEVTDEDFKNLTNLEILDISGNCPRCYNSPFPCIPCPNNAALKISAAAFKMLAKLKTLRLHSNSLKFVLPQWFANTTDLRVLDLSSNFLAKEIGITTFPNFLGKLEELDLSFNYELQKYPQTLTLNCSFSSLKSLKILRLKGYVFQELKRGSIAPLKPLKHLEVLDLGTNFIKITNLSILTELKNLKIISLSDNKISSPSESQTAVGFPGGEPPNWSPISVASEYRRKEVREIHYFRYDEYARSCKHKDKELGVVTSFVKRKCSNFGKTLDVSRNNIFFLHSRFLTLRDLKCLNLSGNLMSQSLNGSEFTYLSNLKYLDFSSNRLDLLYSTAFKELQSLVVLDISYNNHYFESEGLTHMLNFTTHLKNLKTLLMNHNKISTSTNTELESQSLERLEFRDNRLDILWRDGDTRYFNYFKKLLNLTVLDISHNNLHFIPEEVFSRLPDKLSELYIKNNKLKSFKWEKLQLLHSLKILDLTGNSLNTVPYMLSDCSKSLQKLVLQKNQIMKLGQDFLKDAFGLKYLDLSFNYIRHIEQSNFPDDVVNQMDKLLLQNNKFSCTCNATWFVTWLNRTTVTIPRLATDVTCDMPGAQVGHAVISVDLLACQHHYLSITLYTFMTALVISFVTLSISSHLFLWDVWYIYHFCRAKIKGYGRLSSQGSVYDAFVMYDKEDPAVTEWVMNEMCIHLEERGDHCLSLCLEERDWVPGCPLIDNLSQSIHRSKRTVFILTNKYMKGGNFKTAFYMAHQRLMDEKDDVIVLIFLEKIPCNSKYLRLRKRLYKRSVLEWPTNPQAQPYFWFSLRSVLATESHKQYNNLFKETL